DNA from Cotesia glomerata isolate CgM1 linkage group LG10, MPM_Cglom_v2.3, whole genome shotgun sequence:
gggcatgaagtctgttttcactcttgtttgtttcctgtaaattactcatactttttgatttaccagcgcatcgtacggagtggagcgggttgtcataactaggaacgggtgtaccctcggagatagtactcctaccccagttccctgaggcctagccgacacttagccagtcccggaatacacggacggactagactcgctcggggcggtgaagattccgatctctaacactcactgcgtacttcctgatcaaggcccgaagtggctggctcctgatccgcaactgcaacttacacctcggcagagcaagctcacatcagccgtagcCCGCACCGTCGGAAATAATCGATacgggttccggacactcccagtgagctacagcagggaacgatcgttttgctaggtcagttagtgtgaccaacccattaaagggggagttttgtccatcgaatcgtattttatttggctcctaccctctgtacctcatcaactaagagacctagtatcatccaaggacagcgagcgttctcccatccgctacggGAAGACGCAAATGGTAGTAGTTTCTCCTCTGCCGTaggtgtgggtgtgtgtgtgtgtgtgtgtttttttttttttttttttttttttttttataaagaggtacgaaaaaagatcttcaaaagacaccggtatcgttaactctgccgcccatcttccggcagatatcgatagtcggtagtgtggagatttttacccactaaaaaaacattcctcttcccctctcccctagatggtacggggaggactggattggaaccgcgttagcattacttcaatccagtcgtgctgcgtctcacgacgcctactcctggctactggtccctttctgcgattttgtctttcaggaggtgctgtgcataaactgcaacagctgaccagttttcctcttgtttgatcatataggtcaccaggcttgagggggagagcctggtgcctatgatctcttcagtgtttcttctgtagtccttccatcgagcacactcgaagaatgtgtgttcggagtcgtcgattttatccgggcagtatttgcacgttggtgtgctgtgcaaacccatcttgaaaagataggcattgaactgcccatgtcccgtcaatagctgggtcaggaaaaATCCGgtatccccgtgcttccgagagagccagacgttgatgtttgggatcaggcgcgccgtccatctgcccgtctctcccgatgtccatcggtcctgccactcttgctgcgtttccgcctttatcctcgttcttgcgtccttcatgttatcatcactgtctttagcgtcatagagttttgctctttcgaacgctaataggtcgatgggcgcggctcctgcaatgaccaatacagccgcttcggaaactgtgcggtaggcgcaggcaaccctgagagcgcctcgccgctgtactgctgcgatctttcgccggtaggtcttctgctttaatatgtctgcccatatctccgctccataaagcagtaccgagtggactgcttctagaagaactcttctcttttttgttcttggtcccatggtgttggtcataattcgtgctaggctagacacagtcttgctggctttcttgcatgcactgtcgaggtgttcacggaaagatagtttctcgtctatcattacccctagataccgcagggcccttgttgacgtcagcgttgttcctcccatgtccacagcgaatggttttggaaaccatttttgacgggtcaaaacgaccatctcggttttctgtttggcgagtttcaggtgatgcttatcgagccaagtcttgacggtgtcgatggtttcccgaactagcagttcggcctcttccacgctgtccgccactatagtggctgcaacgtcgtctgcaaagcctgttagctctacttgctctggcaacgggatttcaagaagctcgtcgtagtctgcgttccatagatcaggccccattattgagccttgcggcacgccagccgttatggcgtattcttgtgggccttcagtagtttccactattagctttctatcgtcaaggtagttgtcgactagtgccagattttctggctccgcgtcaaacttgtgctccagagcgtctaaaatgtctccccaatttgcgctgttaaatgcgtttttgacatctagcgtgaggagaagacatactttacgagctttgaggctaccagaccatgcttgtgttgctgtctttatgactttcttgatcgctccgactgtcgaatgacctttccggaagccatgctggttggtggcaaaacctccagcacggtcgatgtcgtcgcgaagtctcccttgtatgagcttctcgagcagttttccagcaatgtctagcatacagagtggtctaaacgacgaaggtgttacgggggttcccttacctttgtctaagagaaccaatctctgccgtttccagaccgcggaaaaggtgccagttgccaagcatgcgttgtaggtgttcaggagtaagtctgggtattccagggctataatcttgatcaccgatgccgggatgccatcaggtccaggtgcctttcctgttttgagtgacttggccgcgtcttgtagttccttagttgtgaagggcgttacttcgttgtttttagtgtagtgtttcttctcccgcggcgggtgtttggggaaaagctccgctacgatgctatccattaaggctggagacttcggcgcctctggtgaagcctttccaagtcgtttggcgacaatttggtaggcttttaccccagatgtcattgtcgagatcgttgcagatctctttccacaactttgctttacttgctttgatggctcgatttagcatctttttggcctgcttgtactcttttgaatacaagtcctggcttggggagcgtttggcggctctcgttgcgcggcgacgtagttgatggcacattttgcgaagttccgctatgtctgttgaccaccagtacgccggcctgcgaaaactccggtttttcaaccgcggcatagaggcgtcacatgcggcggaaatctccttcatcgtatttagtactgtcctttctgtctcgctgcaagtatccggagtcgggttgttctgaagggtagaccagctccgtgcaagtgaagctcgcagtgcctctggatcaagcttcctgacattccactttcgcttagaaaggtcgtgttgtggtaccggagcagatgccaatccaacgttaaatgtcacgaactggtgatcactgccactgtatttttcggatactgtccagttttcaatcatgttggcaatttttggagtcgccaacgaaatgtcgaggatggactcttggtaccccggtcttctgaaagtcgtggtgctcccagtatttagcactatgaggtcgagtctagccacgacgtcagcgacctcgttgcctctggtgtcggagaaatcagcgccccattcagccgatttagcattgaagtcaccagctacgataacttcgccgtcgaacttagtgaccgcatcttctatatttgcgagtttctgtcggaacacactaatcccttcgttaggtgagagatagacgctcatgaagtaggttgtcggggtttgaatccagacaaaacctgctccacctccgctgttgttgacggtaacgttctttgtgttcacaatccaaattgctgccgtgcccgtttcgtctgcgaaccatgttttaccttcgatgtttagatattgctcgcagataaagcagacatcaattttatcttcgaaaacacgctggcgcagcaggttttgcgccaaggcgcacctattcaggttgccttgtagtatgcgtgtcatttctgacctttcatggcttctgcaagtgctttgcggaatgccttacacgctccagtgccagaaatatggcatagactatcctgggcatcttttgtccgaagcacaaaggaagcattttaacttctccgtgcagtttacggccttgtggttctctccgccacatttgtagcagcacctgcttctgtctggtcccgcacactgacgtgtttggtgtccataaccaagacatttaaaacaacgtgttacttttactactgggcgtatacgacagttcaccaaaccgatccgtatacgggccttgtcaagggccttaatcgcattgggctcgtctagttcgcagaaggctgcccgattacctcgtggtgtgggttttgtcaaatttacccgtttgacctccaggttgtcagtgaattcacgtttgagtgcttcacggacttcgctctcggtagagatttcatctaagtcgaggatctcgatcgttgttgttggtgttagcgtcttgactgtgccgatgtttgcagtagctgcccttactgcatcggtgaatgccttgctgtcttcggactttcgagccatttcaaggagaacgcctccgtgtttcgtctttttaatagaccttatgtctacgcccgtctcgacagggcttaccttggccttgatttccttcaggagatcggcgtatgttcgcccttcagctggttggactaggacagctttagttcttgtcttcttcctccttggtttcttggagccaccgctgtttggctggtcttgggctgtagcagtttgagtcactggctcctgttctttctttttcttgttttgccgagtcactttggtccaggtatcatcccgggctgtctttttctgtgctggcttgtcaatatctgaggaagggctgggcgtggacagcggcctcttcttgttgccatctccttgctgtggtaatttcttaggagtggtcagaggtggctgtgatttttgttcagactcggagatgtttgagtcgttgacgccgacttcgttggtgatttgttggccagcctatatgccgtactaatagacgaaaccaattttctgatctcatggtggagattctttttgtctttatgaagtcggctaactcatcaatcttgttgccgagcctctccattggtgactgttggccggtgacggtcggtagagagttcattcttcctcggtgggtttgattagtggcaggagcaaaaggtcctccactttttgaaggaatgttgctcagctgtccgttctctgccatctgggctgatttcgtactccctgtaaccttgctagcattgctagacagcagagccatggggtctactccactgttcaaacggtcgcttgataacgacaagtttaggcccgtttgcacgccttctctcgccggcactgaggtatccatcctctgtactgtaaacgatgtttgaaaatcttctgacatttccatatcatcttttgctaggttttggtccaccccgagtattctgtttcctcggtacccgacgcatctgacgtgcagatatgccgggcattcccctatccgccacctgaggaggcgcccgatgcgggacccagcaagcccgacacgggtgtgtgtgtgtgtgtgtgtgtgtgtgtgtgtgtgtgtgtgtgtgtgtgtgtgtgtgtgtgtgtgtgtgtgtgtgtgtgtgtgtgtgtgtgtgtgtgtgtgtgtgtgtgtgtgtgtgtgtgtgtgtgtgtgtgtggatgtttgtaaacctctcataacttttgaacggcttgaccgatttgaacGAAATTGGCGGCAATCGAAAGAGTTTCTTTGCACTTAGATATTTCATACTATTTGAGGTAATTCAggtcagtagattttgagaaatctcaaaaataaaaaatttgaaaaactgtttttttgaaataactttttaacggctctatcgatcgattccaaaaactaatcagctcttaagctgaagaaaccacgtcgatcgcctgaaattagacatgaTCATACCTGTTCATATCCGAAGCGTTAAAAACGtccaggcctgatcatacatgaccATGCCTGATCTTGTCTAGACAATTACAAACAGTCTAgatataattagatctgatcagacttgCATAGTCAGAtgtgatcaaaattttttctctgaagaaaaaattttttttggtaatcacaaaaagtgcaaaatgatgtttatcatttcgtttaaataattctgaaatgaaatatttgttacatttcctatgagatgttttggtctgctctgctcctgcctaatattaaaatcattattcattttattatttcaataaatgtgatgttataatgaaattcggttaaataaataaattatgactatcaaaatatattataaaatcaatttttatattatatttatgataaactgaTATGATGaattatgtagatcatagaatcattattatctaagacagcagcacagcagaTAGGAacttcaagacgcacggagatcacTAAAGTAAAGTGCCATTGAGCATGGTTAGTAGGTGGATGGGGAATGGGTGACCGTTGGTGTTACAGCCgtataattatatgaaaatatttttttttgtattttaaatcattatagAGAATTGCGTATGACTCTATCAAGTactatatccataaaattaagcaacataattaattagaagTAATAATGGGCtttcagacctgaccatgtctgatcaggcctgatcaggtcaattcatgcctgatcaggcatggtcatttttcgtgtctgatcaggccagaagactcatgcctgttcaggtctgataatttttttccgggctcttataaattttaaacacgGCTTAACCGACTTCATCACGGTTGGCGCCTTCCGAAAGGGCttcaccaaacttagattttgaatacaatttggaccggTAGCTttcgagaaatctaaaaaaaactgcaaaaaaaatttttttttaaatgtagtttttttggaataacttttaaacggctttaccgatcgattaaaaaaactaatcagctcatcttaacatcaaaaagcCACGTCAATCGCCGCAAAGCCggttaaaatcggttgattcgttcgtgagttaccgtttacgaaaaaataaaaaaaaagtgattttttcgaattacaccggAATTTCCGGTCGGATCgatttgtgtttaaaattatctcaTCGAATTCGAAAAACTGCGTTAAATGCTGCTAACCGCATGAAAATtggtttattcatttaaaagtaattgcagtttgaaaatttaaataatagtgttttattaaacttttatcagactgtTGAGCTCAAAGCTTAGAACAActaactctttgagctcggaaagctcaaaataacacaaattatatttttgagctcgaagagctcaaaaacgtcataagtgcaatttaaagcgcttagatatggaattagcgggaagttgcagggttgacctttagggtcaatcgttttcctaattttttttttaagtaaaatttattcttcatataacctgcattgaaaatgcgagtttcaatgcctgttgagccaaccgaaactagacTATTTCAGACCAATTCGACTGTGCCGGGCAGGAATCAATCATTTCTTcccggcggacagaaaatgacgattttctgcCCGCGAGAtgaagttgcagctttattttcaatcctatcaattgtttgtttattttatatctttataattgtcattctaaccgttaactgtactgacatattataattctgttattaagcataaataagaatgacaaaagaaaactattcaatttacgaataatgtttgataaaaaataaactattactttctattttattattataagttttataataaaatggtattttcgctattcgtctgaaactatctagttctagttggctccagacattgaaactagcatttttaatgcaacttatatgaaatagtatattacaccctttgggaaggaaaataagaaaagcctcagatcacatgtaattgttggccgaggcgaagccgaggtcaacatacatgtgatctgaggttttcttttttacttcctAAGGgctgtatactatttttttgatcgacgaaggcggaaagcggcaactttatttagcgcagcgggacgaaagttgccactttccgcccggagggcaaaaaaatataatgtgtgacgcgggatgaaacacgatttcagaccgagtgatgccagccctcgcttcgctcgggcagGCAACTTCACTCTGGTCTTAAATCGTTTTAtttcatccctagtcacacaatatactataCTATAACTAGCGGATAGTCAATACCAAATacattttatctttatcttaACTTGATTTTACACGTTTGTAAGGTAAAAACTAACTTAAATAAGTTATTTGTGTAAACTCAAATATTGGAGAatacaaattcaaaataatctaTGCATTCTTTTATTACTCTTTTAtgttttaatagaattttatcatataatacATCTAAAGTTAAATGTATATTCGACGAACTTTTACAATAAtggtaaatataattatctagATAAATATATGTGTCATTAAATAGCCattatgtcaataattaaaatatacgaattcagaatttaattaagacgataatttttaaactcatAAAATCAATCTGAGTATAAAAGTGTCATtgcatacaaataaaattattcaatagtaactttataaataaataaaaaattatacagtattgaattaaattagaacattAATATGTGAACAATAATTGCATTATCTATTATTAgtcattatttgataaaattatgtaaaaataaattattaacaagaACAGGAATCTTTGCCATTATGCTGTTCGTTGGTAGCTCCATGTAAATTAGTACGTTCTGGTTGACTGGGATTATGTTGTACTCCTGATTCAGCAGCATTCAAATCCaatctgtaaaaattaatttcatacatGTTGATACTCTTGTCTATAAGTAGCTTTATTCTGACTCGATACTTACCGGCCATCTCTTATActttggaatattttttttgctgtatCCAAAAAAGCTTCTTCAACATTATGACCTCTGAAATTTTAATCCATACggaattattattgtttgtaaattttttaaaaatattacatgCTGTGAGCAAAATTAGCAGatgaacaaaacaaaaaattttttttgaactagacttaaaaaatgacctcTACTCATTACTTTGTAGAATCTAAATAATGAAATGAtcttttttctattaattataGGAAAGACCATAGCGGAATATGCAAGGTAAAAATGAATCATTTAAATATCCAAGCGATATTCTATGGATATGTAGGTACtactgaaatattaaaatcctGAAAATTTCAGACTTTAATCTAAGTCAGTTTTTGAGAGAAgtaaaaatgagtaaaaatGAATTCTATTTGTGGGTCAAAGAGAccaatttgattgaaaatttgataGGTCATGCAGGAGATAAAAACTTTTCATAGACACGACGAATTAACACACTCAATTACGCTTTTTCCAAAAACTGGTTTAGATTAAAATCTgaaattttcaagattttaATACTTCAATAGTACTTGCATACCCAAAGAACAAGTAATCCaatttctacaaaaatatgtattgATCATTCTAGAGCACTGATCTGATAAATTCTTGATGAAGGACTAATTAATATTACTCGTAATAGTTCAAACTTTAAAAAGCTTTTCATTTTAACTCCTCGCAActatacttttttataattagaatacattaaaataattagacTTACGTTTTTGCACTAGCCTCAACAAACATAAGACCATTTTCGTCAGCAAATTGTTTTGCTTCTTCATACGTCACATCCCGCTGACCTTCTAAATCACTTTTGTTCcctatcaaaaatataaccTGAAACCAAGAGTAATATgttataaagtataaataaatctattaatacattcttttaatatattattgatcCTTACAGTGCTAGGATTGGTGAGATTGCGTGTATCTGTTA
Protein-coding regions in this window:
- the LOC123273062 gene encoding ras-related protein Rab-14; this encodes MSTGPYNYSYIFKYIIIGDMGVGKSCLLHQFTEKKFMADCPHTIGVEFGTRIIEVNGQKIKLQIWDTAGQERFRAVTRSYYRGAAGALMVYDITRRSTYNHLSSWLTDTRNLTNPSTVIFLIGNKSDLEGQRDVTYEEAKQFADENGLMFVEASAKTGHNVEEAFLDTAKKIFQSIRDGRLDLNAAESGVQHNPSQPERTNLHGATNEQHNGKDSCSC